A single region of the Etheostoma cragini isolate CJK2018 chromosome 3, CSU_Ecrag_1.0, whole genome shotgun sequence genome encodes:
- the LOC117939836 gene encoding DHRS-12_like_SDR_c-like domain-containing protein, giving the protein MSLYRNSAWFLKGMTEFTRNAFLSASKRFVEKDLEVSMAGRAFMITGANSGIGKATAMTIAKKGGTIHMVCRNKDKAEEARADIVKETGNKEVYVHILDLSETKKVWEFAEAFKRKYKALNVLINNAGAIMSQRDTNAEGLEKSFASNVLGVYILTKSLIPLLEKSADPRVITVSSGGMLVQKLRTGNLQSERGRYDGTMVYAQHKRQQVVMTEQLAKTHTNIHFSVMHPGWVDTPAVANAMPEFHQSMKDSLRTPEQGADTVIWLAVSEAATTNPSGRFYQDRKMVSTHLPLAWTHSSALEEQKLLSVLEDLAKTFQPH; this is encoded by the exons ATGTCTCTGTACCGCAACTCTGCCTGGTTCCTGAAGGGAATGACCGAGTTCACAAG GAATGCCTTCCTGTCAGCCTCAAAGAGGTTTGTGGAGAAGGACCTGGAGGTGTCCATGGCTGGACGTGCCTTCATGATAACAGGAGCCAACAGTGGCATTGGGAAAGCTACTGCTATGACCATCGCTAAGAAAG GCGGAACGATCCACATGGTGTGCAGGAACAAGGACAAGGCCGAGGAGGCGAGGGCTGATATTGTGAAGGAGACGGGGAATAAA GAGGTGTATGTCCACATCCTGGACCTGTCTGAGACCAAGAAGGTCTGGGAGTTTGCTGAGGCCTTCAAGAGAAAGTACAAGGCCCTCAATGTACTG ATCAATAACGCAGGCGCCATCATGAGTCAGAGGGATACCAACGCCGAAGGGCTAGAGAAGAGCTTCGCCTCCAACGTCCTTG GAGTGTACATTCTTACCAAGAGTCTGATTCCCTTGCTTGAGAAGAGTGCAGATCCCAGAGTG ATCACAGTGTCATCAGGGGGAATGTTGGTGCAGAAGCTCAGGACGGGAAACCTGCAGTCTGAGAGAGGCCGCTATGACGGCACCATGGTCTACGCCCAGCACAAA aGGCAGCAGGTGGTGATGACAGAGCAGCTAGCAAAGACTCACACTAACATCCACTTCTCCGTCATGCATCCAGGCTGGGTTGACACTCCAG CGGTGGCCAATGCCATGCCAGAGTTCCATCAATCTATGAAGGACAGTCTGCGGACCCCAGAGCAGGGGGCTGACACTGTGATTTGGCTGGCTGTCTCTGAGGCTGCAACTACAAACCCCAGCGGGCGTTTCTACCAGG ACCGAAAGATGGTGTCCACCCACCTGCCACTTGCCTGGACCCACAGCTCTGCCCTGGAGGAGCAGAAGTTACTGTCTGTGCTGGAGGACTTGGCCAAGACATTTCAGCCACACTGA
- the wdfy1 gene encoding WD repeat and FYVE domain-containing protein 1: protein MAAEIHSRPQTARPILLNKIEGHSDAVNAAVLIPKEDGVITVSEDRTIRVWLKRDSGQYWPSIYHTVSSPCSCMSYHHDSRRIFIGQDNGAVVEFLISEDFNKMNHVKTYPAHQNRVSDMVFSLESEWVVSTGHDKSVSWMCTQSGSMLGRHYFTAWASCLQYDHDTQHAFVGDYSGQITLLKLEKQTYSTITTLKGHEGSIATLWWDPVQRLLFSGASDHSVIMWDIGGRKGRTLLLQGHHERVQAIRYLQLTRQLVSCSADGGMAVWNMDTQREEAPQWLDSDSCQKCEQPFFWNIKQMWDTKTMGLRQHHCRKCGNAVCGKCSSKRTTFPIMGFEFPVRVCDACFDAIKEEDRTPLATFHEGKHNIAHMDMDPSRGLMVTCGSDRIVKIWDVTQVVGCTLATGFSSR from the exons ATGGCTGCGGAGATTCATTCGAGGCCCCAGACCGCTAGACCGATTCTTTTGAACAAGATCGAGGGCCACTCAGACGCTGTCAATGCAGCAGTTTTAATACCAAAGGAAGATGGAGTGATCACGGTCAGCGAGGACAG GACTATCCGAGTTTGGCTGAAAAGAGACAGCGGCCAATACTGGCCAAGTATCTACCACACAGTCTCCT CTCCATGCTCTTGCATGTCGTACCACCATGACAGCAGACGCATCTTTATAGGCCAGGACAATGGAGCTGTTGTG GAGTTTCTTATCTCTGAAGACTTCAACAAGATGAACCATGTAAAAACATATCCGG CCCACCAGAACCGTGTGTCAGATATGGTGTTCTCCCTGGAGAGTGAGTGGGTGGTGAGTACTGGCCATGACAAGAGTGTGAGCTGGATGTGCACCCAGAGTGGCAGCATGCTGGGGAGACACTACTTTACAGCCTGGGCCTCCTGCCTACA ATACGATCACGACACGCAGCACGCCTTTGTCGGTGATTACTCAGGACAGATCACACTGTTGAAGCTGGAGAAGCAGACGTACTCCACCATCACTACATTAAAGGGTCACGAAG GTAGTATAGCAACACTGTGGTGGGATCCAGTCCAGAGGCTGCTGTTCTCAGGAGCCTCCGACCACAGCGTCATCATGTGGGACATTGGGGGCCGCAAAGGACGAACGTTACTGTTGCAGGGACACCA TGAGCGTGTTCAGGCCATTCGTTACCTCCAGTTGACCAGGCAGCTTGTGTCGTGCTCGGCCGACGGAGGCATGGCAGTGTGGAACATGGACACACAGAGGGAAGAG GCGCCCCAGTGGTTAGACAGCGACTCTTGTCAGAAGTGTGAGCAGCCTTTCTTCTGGAACATCAAGCAGATGTGGGACACTAAGACCATGGGGCTCAGACAG CACCACTGCAGGAAGTGCGGCAATGCTGTGTGTGGAAAATGTAGTTCTAAACGCACCACATTCCCGATCATGGGCTTCGAGTTCCCGGTGCGGGTTTGTGATGCCTGTTTTGATGCCATCAAAGAAGAAGA tcGAACACCCTTGGCCACGTTCCATGAGGGGAAACACAACATCGCCCACATGGACATGGACCCATCTAGAGGCCTGATGGTCACTTGTGGAAGCGACCGCATTGTTAAG ATCTGGGATGTGACGCAGGTGGTTGGCTGTACCTTAGCAACAGGCTTCTCTTCGCGCTGA
- the serpine2 gene encoding glia-derived nexin, giving the protein MKHLSLFCLYALVTLYGHKGVLSQSPTYGERGSDLGIQVFQQVARSKPLENVVLSPHGVASILGMLLPGAHGETRKQVLNGLRYKKNGPYRMLKKLHKTLTAKSNQDVVLIANAMFSQEGFPMEEAFVSTNKANFQCKSRYLDFSNPNEAADEINEWVNNKTKGHIPNLIKADMLDPALTRLVAVNSIYFKGLWKSRFQPENTKMRPFNGGNGNVYKVPMMSQLSVFSIGIATTPQGLKYKVIDLPYHGITISMVIVVPSEEDTPLSRVIPHISTATVQSWSKLMHMRKVRLLIPKFTADAEVDLEAPLSALGITDMFSQDKADFRHLSAQPVHVSKALQKAKVVVNEDGTKAAAATTAILLARSSPPWVTVDRPFLFLIRHNPTGTILFMGQINQP; this is encoded by the exons ATGAAGCATCTCTCATTATTCTGCCTTTATGCACTGGTGACCTTGTATGGCCACAAGGGTGTGCTTTCCCAGTCTCCCACCTATGGCGAACGGGGCTCTGATCTGGGCATACAGGTATTTCAGCAGGTAGCCCGCTCCAAGCCCCTGGAAAATGTGGTTCTTTCACCCCATGGTGTGGCTTCCATCCTTGGGATGTTGCTACCAGGAGCACATGGAGAGACTCGGAAGCAGGTCCTCAATGGTCTACGTTACAAGAAAAACG GCCCTTACAGGATGTTGAAGAAGCTACACAAGACCTTAACAGCTAAGTCAAACCAGGATGTTGTGCTGATTGCCAATGCCATGTTCAGCCAGGAGGGCTTTCCCATGGAGGAGGCCTTTGTATCCACCAACAAAGCCAACTTCCAATGCAAGAGCAGGTACCTGGACTTCAGCAACCCCAATGAGGCAGCAGATGAAATCAATGAATGGGTCAACAATAAGACCAAAG GTCACATTCCCAACTTGATCAAAGCAGACATGCTGGACCCGGCTCTGACCCGTCTGGTTGCTGTCAACTCAATCTACTTCAAAGGCTTATGGAAATCGCGCTTCCAGCCAGAGAACACCAAGATGAGGCCCTTTAACGGGGGAAATGGAAATGTATATAAAGTTCCAATGATGTCTCAACTATCTGTCTTCAGCATTG GCATAGCCACCACGCCTCAGGGGCTGAAATATAAGGTAATTGATCTGCCCTATCACGGCATCACGATCAGCATGGTGATAGTTGTGCCCTCTGAAGAGGACACACCTCTGTCCCGTGTCATCCCACACATCAGCACAGCCACAGTGCAGAGTTGGTCCAAACTGATGCACATGAGAAAAGTCCGCCTGCTCATCCCCAA gtttaCTGCTGATGCGGAGGTAGATTTGGAAGCCCCCCTTTCAGCACTGGGAATAACAGACATGTTCAGTCAGGACAAAGCTGACTTCAGACACCTCA GTGCTCAGCCTGTGCATGTTTCCAAGGCTCTCCAGAAAGCCAAGGTTGTGGTGAATGAAGATGGAACAAAAGCAGCAGCTGCCACTA CTGCCATTTTGCTGGCTCGATCCTCTCCACCTTGGGTTACAGTGGACAGACCTTTCCTATTCCTCATCAGACATAACCCAACAG GTACTATTCTCTTTATGGGCCAGATCAACCAGCCGTGA